Proteins from a genomic interval of Chroococcidiopsis thermalis PCC 7203:
- a CDS encoding serine hydrolase translates to MRNPRGRFSPQDARIVSGESRNSDRKNRSQTVTSSGDNGSRRVTGETLPTPTRKQSKQRQHPQRQNKLIVYALRLLILGIGISAIAGTVLSALDPTTRITSEEIPITAMEVMPQLQARETIAHAAPLQPTQEITALKTLMQQLAANNTQLFPGMFFIDTETGTYLNWNGDTTFAAASTIKFPILVAFFQDVDAGKIRLDEKLTLKKELVGGGAGGFQYKPLGSQFTALETATQMIIVSDNTATNLLIERLGGIAALNQRFKNWGLTVTELRNLLPDLEGTNTTSPKDLAQLMVAVQKGDLISVKSRDRLLNIMRRTQTATLLPKGLGPGATIAHKTGDIGSMVGDVGLVDLLSGKRYVAVAMVKRPHNNVQAKELIRQVSRAAYQEFSK, encoded by the coding sequence ATGCGCAATCCACGTGGGCGTTTCTCACCACAAGACGCTCGTATAGTCTCTGGGGAATCTAGAAACAGCGATAGGAAAAACCGTAGCCAAACAGTGACTTCTTCTGGAGATAATGGTAGCAGAAGAGTTACTGGCGAGACACTGCCAACACCAACTAGAAAACAGAGTAAGCAAAGACAACACCCGCAGCGTCAAAATAAATTGATTGTATACGCCTTGCGGTTGTTAATTCTGGGAATTGGCATCAGCGCGATCGCGGGTACGGTGCTATCGGCTTTAGACCCTACCACACGCATCACCTCTGAAGAAATACCAATTACGGCGATGGAAGTTATGCCGCAGCTACAAGCTAGAGAAACTATTGCCCATGCTGCACCACTTCAGCCAACCCAAGAAATTACAGCACTAAAAACGCTGATGCAACAATTGGCAGCGAACAACACTCAGTTGTTTCCTGGCATGTTTTTTATCGATACCGAGACAGGCACTTATCTAAATTGGAATGGAGATACAACTTTTGCGGCTGCAAGTACGATCAAATTTCCCATCTTGGTTGCTTTTTTTCAAGATGTAGACGCGGGCAAGATTCGATTAGACGAAAAGTTAACTTTAAAAAAAGAATTAGTTGGTGGTGGTGCGGGAGGCTTTCAATACAAGCCGTTGGGTAGTCAGTTTACTGCCTTAGAGACGGCAACTCAAATGATTATTGTCAGCGATAACACGGCAACTAATTTACTCATAGAGCGTTTGGGTGGCATTGCAGCTTTGAATCAGCGGTTCAAAAACTGGGGTTTAACCGTAACAGAATTGCGGAACTTGTTACCAGACCTGGAAGGGACAAACACGACCAGTCCTAAAGATTTAGCTCAATTGATGGTAGCAGTGCAAAAAGGAGATCTAATTTCCGTCAAATCGCGCGATCGCCTACTCAATATTATGCGCCGCACGCAGACAGCTACGCTATTACCAAAAGGATTGGGACCAGGGGCGACAATTGCTCACAAAACTGGAGATATTGGTTCAATGGTAGGGGATGTCGGTTTAGTCGATCTGCTCAGCGGTAAACGCTATGTTGCCGTTGCTATGGTCAAGCGCCCCCACAATAACGTGCAAGCAAAAGAATTGATCCGGCAGGTCTCGCGTGCTGCTTACCAGGAGTTTAGTAAGTGA
- a CDS encoding Crp/Fnr family transcriptional regulator, giving the protein MAISTTTPSLVPQSSQRLFARHDLIPSRPNILWRIERGAVRTVTWSESGTLITLGYWGAGDLVGQPLSRVVPYQIECLTSVETTIIPSELWHLTVEAMMSHVCQTEELLSIIHRKPVSLRLWQFLIWLGQKFGRDVDLGRLIDVAVTHQEIAEVINTTRVSVTRMLQQFEEEGLLTRHQRRIILRLPIGKAKV; this is encoded by the coding sequence ATGGCAATCTCTACTACAACTCCTAGCCTTGTTCCTCAGTCATCCCAACGACTCTTTGCCCGCCACGACCTGATTCCCTCTCGTCCAAATATTTTATGGCGGATTGAGCGCGGAGCCGTGCGCACTGTTACTTGGAGCGAAAGCGGCACGTTAATTACTCTGGGTTACTGGGGTGCAGGAGATCTAGTCGGTCAACCTTTATCGCGAGTCGTTCCCTACCAAATTGAGTGTTTGACCAGTGTTGAAACAACTATAATTCCATCTGAGTTATGGCATTTGACTGTAGAGGCAATGATGTCTCACGTTTGCCAAACAGAGGAATTGCTGAGCATTATTCACCGCAAACCCGTTTCGCTTAGATTGTGGCAGTTTTTAATCTGGCTAGGTCAAAAATTCGGTCGCGATGTCGATCTGGGAAGATTAATAGACGTTGCTGTTACCCATCAAGAAATAGCCGAAGTTATAAATACGACTAGGGTATCGGTAACGCGGATGTTACAGCAATTCGAGGAAGAAGGGCTGTTAACAAGACACCAACGACGCATTATTCTGCGTTTACCAATAGGAAAGGCAAAAGTCTAA
- a CDS encoding RNA methyltransferase yields the protein MNESTSPSYSKNGLAAPGYPLAAVRIVLVEPAGSLNVGAIARVMKNMGLQQLVLVNPQCDPLSLEAQQMAVHAFDLLQAAQVVETLPAALQGCTRAIATTARPRTLDIQLEQPQDALPWLISTSEQATALIFGPESRGLSNEEMYYAQRFIRIPSNPAYPSLNLAQAVAICCYELAKYSQLGVNDDKSAIAVDYASVEALEGFYQQLEALLLKIGYLYPHTATSRMEKFRQLFNRTQLENTEVSMLRGILTQMEWAMKNSEAWKSEFGSDR from the coding sequence GTGAATGAGTCTACTTCCCCCTCTTACAGTAAAAATGGGCTTGCAGCCCCCGGCTACCCCTTGGCAGCGGTAAGAATCGTGCTGGTGGAACCAGCAGGTTCGCTGAATGTGGGAGCGATCGCCCGCGTGATGAAAAATATGGGTTTGCAGCAATTGGTGTTAGTCAATCCCCAGTGCGATCCGCTGTCGCTGGAAGCACAACAAATGGCAGTCCATGCATTCGATCTCTTGCAAGCCGCCCAAGTTGTCGAAACGCTACCAGCAGCCTTGCAGGGGTGTACGAGGGCGATCGCTACGACTGCTCGTCCTCGCACCTTAGACATCCAATTAGAGCAGCCTCAAGATGCTTTACCTTGGTTAATTTCAACCTCAGAACAAGCAACAGCCTTGATCTTTGGTCCCGAGTCGCGAGGATTGAGTAATGAGGAAATGTACTACGCTCAGCGCTTTATCCGCATTCCCTCCAACCCTGCCTATCCTTCATTGAATCTAGCTCAGGCAGTGGCGATCTGCTGTTACGAACTGGCGAAATACAGCCAATTGGGAGTTAACGATGACAAGAGTGCGATCGCGGTTGACTACGCCTCTGTAGAAGCTTTAGAAGGGTTTTACCAACAACTTGAAGCACTACTACTCAAAATTGGCTATCTTTATCCTCATACTGCTACTAGCCGCATGGAAAAATTTCGTCAACTATTTAACCGCACTCAGTTAGAAAATACTGAAGTATCAATGTTGCGGGGGATATTAACTCAGATGGAGTGGGCTATGAAGAATTCGGAAGCGTGGAAGTCGGAATTCGGAAGCGATCGGTGA
- a CDS encoding tetratricopeptide repeat protein, whose translation MLLSNDPKILVNKGKVLYKLGGDAYKRALDIYKKVLKINPNNVEAWSGKGLVHLGLNQSQQASESFEKVKQLRPNDPSIWQQIGLTVEQMKGGQSARLYFEEALSSYDDLLARKPRDIISWTDRGTVLLKLNRPQEALDSYQKAIDIDVNFYEALMGKGNTLVLLGENNYLDALIAYNQASKIRPKDYQVWYNRGMLLSQHLKRQGEAIESFDQAIQLRDNFHPAWLGKGIALTEIARHQPALEAFDQAIKRQPQDPFIWANRGDTLTELKRYREARDSYQQAIDLGFPRAELETQLANAQKLAAD comes from the coding sequence TTGCTGCTTTCGAACGACCCAAAAATCCTAGTTAATAAAGGCAAAGTTTTATATAAGCTAGGCGGAGATGCATATAAACGAGCATTAGACATTTATAAAAAAGTCTTAAAAATTAATCCAAATAATGTGGAAGCTTGGAGCGGAAAAGGTTTAGTTCATCTAGGCTTAAATCAATCTCAGCAAGCTTCAGAATCTTTTGAAAAAGTTAAACAACTCAGACCTAACGATCCGAGTATTTGGCAGCAAATAGGTTTGACAGTCGAACAGATGAAAGGAGGGCAATCTGCCAGACTGTATTTTGAAGAAGCGTTGTCATCCTATGACGATCTTCTGGCGAGAAAACCGAGAGATATAATTAGTTGGACTGACAGAGGAACTGTTTTACTAAAATTAAATCGTCCTCAAGAAGCGCTTGATTCTTATCAAAAAGCAATAGATATCGATGTCAATTTCTATGAAGCCTTAATGGGCAAAGGTAATACGCTAGTTTTATTAGGAGAAAACAATTATTTAGATGCGCTAATAGCATACAATCAAGCAAGTAAAATTCGTCCTAAAGATTATCAGGTTTGGTACAATCGTGGGATGCTGCTATCGCAACATTTAAAGCGCCAAGGAGAAGCGATCGAATCTTTTGACCAAGCCATACAACTCAGAGATAACTTTCATCCCGCTTGGCTAGGAAAAGGTATCGCGTTAACAGAAATAGCACGCCATCAGCCAGCCCTCGAAGCCTTTGACCAAGCAATTAAACGGCAACCACAAGATCCTTTTATTTGGGCGAATCGAGGAGATACTTTAACAGAACTAAAAAGATATCGGGAAGCACGGGATTCCTATCAACAAGCGATCGATTTAGGATTTCCCCGTGCAGAATTAGAAACTCAGTTAGCAAATGCTCAAAAACTAGCAGCAGACTGA
- a CDS encoding filamentous hemagglutinin N-terminal domain-containing protein, whose amino-acid sequence MVVRLAAPIFFTVFASLIIDEGRGAYFANPDGIANIFSRVTGANPSNILGRLGVLGNANLFLINPNGIFFGRNASLDLRGSFFASTADSLVFDNNFEFSASDRAAPPLLTVNIPTGLRFRDNPGSINVTRDVNTNLVGLQVVPGRTLALIGGDVTLDSGFLAAPGGRIELGGLSATGTVGINNDGSLSFPNSVARGDVSLTNNAFVSVNGVGEGSIAVNARNLDIFSGSGLFAGILPNQGAISAQAGDITINATNRVRIAGEANSPSPSTILNSVGGQLVGDTAIGNAGNVIITTEILEGRGNFAIGSSTFGQGNAGKVVITASDRVSLEGLAGLGRGIASAVGQSARGSANDIIIDTRSLSLSNSALITTSTLGQGNAGNIQIKATDSISVSSNSNLQAITYTSGDSGNISIEAANADVSFDGQGSFASTSVGRGNIQGVEFVGTGQGGDITLNARNLFVSDGASVITNTFGRGNAGNVTISAGNLVSLDHSFVRSNVEVGGQGNGGDITIFTGSLTAIGGGSISASTFGQGNAGNIKITARDTVSFDGTDRTGNFPSAAFSTVEAGGVGKGGDINIAARSLSLTNGGSLNTFIRDASRTQPGGNGNAGNVKLDIRDTVTIAGISNSGIGSGIFSTVENGAQGNGGSIEFIAGLLTVTDGGQINASTRGRGNAGSIRLTADSLSLINGGQLNTNSNVENYQAGNIKLTIAKDIRLDNQALIAADTQGGQGNIELESRDLILRRQSNITTNAQGDVTGGNITINTGNLVALPREDSNITANAEESFGGRVSIAADGIFGIRFREQPTPESDITASSTLGTDFSGTVDLNTPDVDPSRGLIELPENVVDPSTQIAQNPCQRSVGSEFTVIGRGGLPPSPNQTLSSDNVRVGIVSPVPSKANTATTNINLPSVNSHTQEIVPAQGWVFNNKGEVILTAYDPTNKGVERSRQNPATCAAR is encoded by the coding sequence ATGGTGGTGCGACTCGCGGCTCCAATCTTTTTCACAGTTTTCGCGAGTTTAATCATAGATGAGGGAAGAGGAGCTTATTTTGCTAATCCTGATGGTATTGCCAACATTTTCAGTCGCGTTACAGGGGCAAATCCCTCAAATATTTTGGGTAGGTTGGGAGTATTAGGTAATGCCAATTTATTTTTGATTAATCCCAATGGAATTTTCTTCGGACGCAATGCCAGTTTGGATTTAAGGGGATCGTTTTTTGCGAGTACGGCAGATAGTTTAGTATTTGACAATAATTTTGAATTTAGTGCTAGCGATCGGGCTGCGCCACCGTTGTTGACTGTAAATATTCCCACTGGGCTACGATTTCGAGATAATCCTGGGAGTATTAACGTAACGCGGGATGTTAATACTAATCTAGTTGGACTTCAGGTAGTCCCAGGAAGAACTCTAGCACTGATAGGCGGTGACGTTACCCTTGATAGCGGATTTCTAGCAGCACCAGGAGGACGAATTGAGTTAGGGGGACTCTCAGCAACAGGAACGGTTGGAATAAATAATGACGGTAGCTTGAGTTTTCCCAATAGTGTAGCGCGAGGAGATGTATCGCTGACTAATAATGCTTTTGTCAGTGTCAATGGTGTTGGGGAAGGTAGTATCGCAGTTAATGCCCGCAACCTAGATATATTTTCAGGAAGTGGCTTATTCGCTGGAATCCTGCCAAATCAAGGGGCAATTAGCGCTCAAGCAGGGGATATTACAATTAATGCAACCAATAGAGTAAGAATTGCTGGAGAAGCCAATTCACCTTCACCTAGTACGATTCTCAACTCGGTAGGTGGGCAACTAGTAGGAGATACAGCAATCGGAAATGCAGGCAATGTCATCATCACCACAGAAATCCTTGAAGGAAGAGGCAATTTTGCGATTGGCTCCTCTACGTTTGGACAAGGAAATGCTGGTAAGGTGGTTATTACAGCCAGCGATCGCGTTTCTCTAGAAGGTTTAGCAGGACTTGGTAGGGGAATTGCTAGTGCTGTAGGACAATCTGCTAGAGGCAGTGCCAATGACATTATTATCGATACGCGCTCTCTTTCGTTATCTAACTCTGCTTTAATCACTACTTCCACTCTAGGACAAGGGAATGCCGGAAATATTCAAATCAAAGCAACTGATTCCATTTCCGTAAGTAGTAACTCAAATTTGCAGGCTATTACTTATACATCAGGAGATTCAGGTAATATCAGTATTGAAGCTGCTAATGCCGATGTCTCTTTTGATGGGCAAGGAAGTTTCGCCAGTACTTCTGTAGGCAGAGGCAACATACAAGGAGTTGAGTTTGTAGGAACTGGTCAGGGTGGTGATATTACTCTCAATGCTCGTAACCTCTTCGTGAGTGATGGCGCTAGTGTAATAACCAATACATTTGGACGAGGAAATGCAGGAAATGTGACGATTTCTGCTGGTAATCTAGTCTCTCTCGACCACAGTTTTGTTAGAAGCAATGTAGAAGTTGGAGGACAGGGTAATGGTGGAGACATCACGATTTTTACTGGGTCACTTACGGCGATTGGTGGCGGATCGATAAGTGCTAGCACCTTTGGACAGGGAAATGCAGGAAACATTAAGATTACTGCTCGCGACACCGTTTCCTTCGATGGTACGGATAGAACAGGTAATTTTCCCAGTGCTGCCTTCAGTACTGTAGAAGCAGGAGGTGTAGGCAAAGGCGGGGATATTAACATTGCCGCTAGGTCACTCTCGTTGACAAATGGCGGTTCGCTCAACACCTTCATTCGTGATGCCTCTCGCACACAGCCTGGTGGTAACGGCAACGCAGGAAATGTCAAGCTCGATATTCGAGATACTGTGACGATTGCTGGAATCAGCAACAGTGGTATCGGTAGCGGCATTTTCAGTACTGTAGAAAACGGAGCGCAGGGCAACGGTGGCAGCATTGAATTTATCGCTGGCTTGCTCACAGTGACTGATGGCGGGCAAATCAATGCTAGTACCCGTGGACGAGGAAATGCAGGAAGTATCAGACTCACTGCTGATTCTCTATCTTTGATAAATGGTGGTCAACTCAATACCAATAGCAATGTAGAGAACTATCAAGCAGGCAACATAAAATTAACTATTGCTAAAGATATCCGATTGGATAACCAAGCATTAATTGCTGCTGATACTCAAGGTGGTCAAGGTAATATCGAGCTGGAATCGCGCGATCTAATCTTACGCCGCCAAAGTAACATCACGACCAATGCCCAAGGTGATGTTACTGGAGGAAATATCACGATTAATACTGGAAATCTCGTTGCTTTGCCCAGAGAAGATAGTAACATCACTGCTAATGCTGAAGAAAGCTTTGGTGGCAGAGTAAGTATTGCTGCTGATGGTATTTTTGGCATTAGGTTTCGAGAACAACCAACTCCAGAGAGCGATATTACTGCTTCTTCCACACTAGGAACGGATTTCAGCGGTACTGTCGATCTCAATACTCCAGATGTAGATCCTAGTCGCGGGTTGATTGAATTGCCGGAAAATGTAGTCGATCCTTCGACACAAATTGCTCAGAACCCCTGCCAGCGCAGTGTAGGAAGTGAATTTACCGTGATAGGACGGGGAGGATTGCCACCTAGTCCCAACCAAACCCTCAGCAGCGATAACGTGCGAGTTGGTATAGTTTCACCTGTTCCTAGTAAAGCTAATACTGCGACAACAAATATTAACTTACCATCCGTAAATTCTCATACTCAAGAAATCGTACCTGCTCAAGGATGGGTGTTCAACAACAAGGGTGAGGTGATTCTCACGGCTTACGATCCAACGAATAAAGGTGTTGAGCGTTCTAGGCAAAATCCTGCTACTTGTGCGGCACGTTAA
- a CDS encoding response regulator transcription factor, protein MFTRELTNSSPKVEIGHMSRILVVEDENLIREMLVMALEAEGFAIATAADGRTALTLLQSSEPTFGDFPFDLVILDLMLPQINGLDICRLLRHQGNQVPILILSAKGSETDRVLGLEVGADDYLTKPFSMRELVARCRALLRRQRIGVLPQVPILQFKDVTLYPQECRVTVRAQEVNLSPKEFRLLELFMTYPRRVWSREQLLDQVWGADFVGDSKTVDVHIRWLREKLEKDPSHPEYLVTVRGFGYRFG, encoded by the coding sequence ATGTTTACTCGCGAATTGACCAACAGTTCCCCCAAGGTGGAAATCGGGCACATGAGCCGCATTCTGGTGGTAGAAGACGAAAACCTGATTCGGGAAATGCTCGTAATGGCTTTGGAGGCGGAAGGTTTTGCGATCGCTACTGCTGCTGACGGACGTACAGCTTTGACCTTACTTCAGAGTAGCGAACCTACCTTCGGAGATTTTCCCTTCGATCTGGTGATTTTAGATCTAATGCTGCCTCAGATCAATGGTTTAGATATCTGTCGCTTGCTCCGCCACCAAGGAAATCAAGTACCAATCTTGATTTTGAGCGCCAAAGGCAGCGAAACCGATCGCGTCTTGGGTTTGGAAGTTGGCGCAGACGACTATCTGACAAAGCCTTTTAGTATGCGGGAGTTAGTCGCGCGGTGTCGTGCTTTGTTACGCCGCCAGCGCATAGGCGTATTACCACAAGTCCCGATTCTACAATTTAAAGATGTCACCCTTTATCCGCAAGAGTGCCGCGTAACCGTCAGAGCGCAAGAAGTCAACCTTTCCCCTAAAGAATTCCGCTTGCTAGAACTCTTCATGACTTATCCGCGCCGCGTCTGGTCGCGAGAGCAATTGCTCGACCAAGTCTGGGGAGCAGATTTTGTTGGAGACAGCAAAACTGTAGACGTTCACATTCGTTGGTTGCGGGAAAAACTCGAAAAAGACCCCAGCCACCCAGAATATTTGGTAACGGTGCGCGGGTTTGGCTATCGATTTGGATAG
- the phoU gene encoding phosphate signaling complex protein PhoU, with the protein MSELLNVDAVPFQPHQPSRTHFERRLKRLERDILRMGALVENSFRLSHQALFARNLSAAEELPLLDKQIDQFYRHVEIECAALLTLEAPVAKDLRLLSAFMQLVRDLERIGDYAEDLGEIAIKLFPYPPHQCIPQIEIMSHHAQAMLAASLMALADLDAQAGLAVKQLDDVVDDSYENLYHTLATERDIQGVLEPWLLLALVIRHLERMADHATNVGQRVAYIVTGQRS; encoded by the coding sequence GTGTCAGAATTGCTCAACGTAGATGCTGTTCCTTTCCAACCTCACCAACCTAGCCGCACTCACTTTGAGCGTCGCCTCAAACGTCTAGAGCGAGATATTTTGCGCATGGGAGCTTTGGTAGAAAACTCATTTCGCCTCAGTCATCAAGCATTGTTTGCCCGTAACCTATCAGCAGCAGAGGAACTACCACTGCTCGACAAGCAAATCGATCAATTTTATCGCCACGTTGAGATTGAGTGTGCGGCGCTGCTAACTTTAGAAGCACCAGTAGCAAAGGATTTGCGCTTACTAAGTGCCTTTATGCAGCTGGTGCGAGACCTAGAAAGAATTGGAGATTATGCTGAGGACTTAGGAGAAATTGCGATTAAGCTATTTCCCTATCCCCCTCATCAATGCATCCCTCAGATCGAGATTATGTCTCACCACGCCCAAGCTATGTTAGCGGCTAGCTTGATGGCGCTAGCGGATCTAGATGCACAAGCAGGGTTAGCAGTCAAGCAATTAGACGACGTTGTAGACGACTCATACGAAAATCTTTATCACACTTTAGCAACAGAAAGAGATATCCAAGGAGTTTTAGAACCTTGGTTGTTATTAGCTTTGGTAATTCGCCACTTAGAAAGGATGGCAGATCACGCTACCAACGTCGGTCAGCGAGTCGCTTACATCGTTACCGGACAACGCTCTTAG
- a CDS encoding DUF2256 domain-containing protein: MARTRSKSDLPTKICPVCQRPFTWRKKWADCWDEVKYCSERCRRRRSSV; the protein is encoded by the coding sequence ATGGCACGCACTCGATCTAAATCTGACCTACCAACAAAAATTTGTCCAGTGTGTCAACGCCCCTTCACCTGGCGCAAAAAATGGGCAGACTGTTGGGATGAGGTGAAATACTGTTCCGAACGCTGTCGCCGTCGCCGTTCTTCAGTGTAG
- a CDS encoding sensor histidine kinase — protein MVLLAFLLGLGIGICLWLWQYTQLQARLRRLLRIVSNDSEMATSLGAIPRLRHEIVSARQQREELQAKLQTWEQLMQVAPVGYLQVDEENQLLWCNQQAQQLLGLQKWEPGQVRLLLEWVRSYELDQLIEQTRERQQPQVKEWLFHRTSADAAALSELRALTVNAASLPLQNGQVGVFLENRQPLLDLARTRDRWVSDLAHELKTPLTSILLVVENLQQQLEPPYKLWVDRLLPEVERLISLVQNWLELSQLELDPSRQLKREPVELRSLIDSVWHTIEPLAQRQQLRLSYSGAETLWIEADKSRLTQVLLNLLDNSIKYSPFQSTIWVNVELINSETKSNYVQINIIDSGCGFPPTDLPYVFERLYRGDLARARQTTPDSKKISPFTTHGSGLGLAIVKQIVSAHGGTVKAMNHPETKGAWLQVELPTQ, from the coding sequence ATGGTACTGCTGGCGTTTTTGCTGGGACTAGGGATAGGAATTTGCTTGTGGTTGTGGCAGTATACCCAATTACAAGCTAGATTGCGGCGTTTACTGCGAATAGTATCTAATGATAGTGAGATGGCAACTTCCCTGGGAGCTATCCCTCGGTTGCGGCACGAAATTGTTTCGGCGCGACAGCAACGGGAAGAGTTGCAAGCTAAACTGCAAACCTGGGAGCAGTTGATGCAAGTCGCTCCTGTAGGATACTTGCAAGTAGACGAAGAAAATCAGTTGTTGTGGTGCAACCAACAGGCACAGCAATTGCTAGGCTTGCAAAAATGGGAACCAGGACAGGTGCGCTTACTATTGGAGTGGGTGCGTTCCTATGAATTGGATCAGTTAATCGAGCAAACGCGAGAAAGACAGCAGCCGCAGGTTAAAGAGTGGTTGTTTCATCGAACGAGTGCAGATGCAGCAGCGCTGAGTGAATTGAGAGCGCTGACAGTGAACGCAGCCAGCTTACCTCTGCAAAACGGACAGGTGGGCGTATTTTTGGAAAATCGCCAGCCATTGCTCGATTTAGCGCGGACTCGCGATCGCTGGGTTTCCGATTTAGCACACGAACTCAAAACGCCATTGACTTCAATTTTATTGGTGGTAGAAAACTTACAGCAACAACTCGAACCACCATATAAACTTTGGGTCGATCGCCTCTTACCAGAAGTGGAAAGATTGATTAGTTTAGTGCAAAATTGGTTGGAATTAAGCCAACTAGAGTTAGATCCCAGCCGTCAGCTCAAGCGCGAACCAGTGGAATTGCGATCGCTGATTGATTCCGTATGGCACACTATAGAACCTTTAGCACAGCGACAGCAGCTCCGTTTATCCTATTCCGGTGCAGAAACTTTGTGGATCGAGGCAGATAAGTCTCGTCTAACGCAAGTGTTATTAAATTTACTCGATAACAGTATCAAATATAGCCCTTTTCAAAGCACGATTTGGGTTAATGTCGAACTAATTAATTCAGAAACTAAATCTAATTACGTGCAAATAAATATTATTGACTCTGGCTGCGGCTTTCCACCGACCGATTTACCTTACGTATTTGAACGCCTTTATCGTGGGGATCTAGCCAGAGCTAGACAAACAACACCCGACTCAAAGAAAATTTCTCCTTTTACAACTCACGGTAGTGGTTTGGGCTTAGCGATCGTCAAACAAATTGTTTCGGCACATGGTGGCACGGTAAAAGCCATGAACCATCCTGAAACTAAAGGTGCTTGGCTGCAAGTTGAGTTGCCAACTCAATGA